One window of Nocardia sp. NBC_00508 genomic DNA carries:
- a CDS encoding DUF5685 family protein, translating to MFGLLRPCAHGAQKYGIDSTEWRAHLCGLCLGLRDGHGQFARATTNKDALVLSMLTEAQSGSARRTTAAPCPLRGMRRASVAAADSPGVQLATTASLLLAAAKIRDHVDDGEVAALARGPLAKAATRWAADAHAGAARIGLDVEPLAAALEAQVRLEQEAKELVAAGVSGAAVRRTNAYVPESLATSPHWQSAMAPSADPLARLTAPTQLCASAFFAHTAVLADCPDNIEALREAGWQFGRIAHLADAVADFDDDSAQHRFNPLAATGTAVGEAYDLLRQSNSRLRTAIAAAELSRVPTVRWMLLDPLTSVLRRIGGGLGMLAAHTCSVSRDTAGLPHAEIRAHVRGTGHRPPTRRPGVGESLALILGGYCTGYACCADHTRPCTGERKDAWIKRCDCSDCGECDCGCCNCGDCGCCNCDCGCDC from the coding sequence GTGTTCGGGTTGCTCAGGCCGTGTGCGCACGGCGCTCAGAAGTACGGCATCGATAGCACGGAATGGCGTGCGCATCTGTGCGGGTTGTGTCTCGGGTTGCGGGACGGGCACGGTCAATTCGCCCGCGCCACCACCAACAAGGACGCGCTGGTGCTGAGCATGCTCACCGAGGCGCAGTCCGGTTCGGCGCGGCGCACCACGGCGGCGCCGTGCCCGCTGCGCGGAATGCGGCGCGCGTCGGTGGCCGCCGCTGACTCGCCCGGTGTGCAGCTGGCCACCACAGCCTCATTGCTGTTGGCGGCAGCCAAGATTCGCGATCACGTGGATGACGGGGAGGTGGCCGCCCTCGCGCGCGGTCCGCTGGCGAAAGCGGCGACGCGATGGGCCGCAGACGCACACGCGGGCGCCGCGCGGATCGGCCTGGACGTCGAACCTCTCGCCGCGGCCCTCGAGGCCCAGGTGCGACTGGAGCAGGAGGCGAAAGAGCTGGTCGCCGCAGGCGTTTCGGGTGCGGCCGTGCGGCGGACGAACGCGTACGTGCCGGAATCGCTTGCCACCTCGCCGCATTGGCAGTCGGCGATGGCGCCATCGGCCGATCCGCTGGCCCGGCTCACCGCGCCCACCCAGCTGTGCGCGTCGGCGTTCTTCGCCCACACCGCCGTGCTGGCCGATTGCCCGGACAATATCGAGGCCCTGCGCGAGGCGGGGTGGCAGTTCGGCCGGATCGCGCATCTGGCCGACGCTGTCGCCGACTTCGACGATGATTCGGCGCAGCATCGCTTCAACCCGCTCGCGGCCACCGGAACCGCGGTGGGCGAGGCATACGACCTGCTACGGCAATCGAATTCGCGCTTGCGGACCGCCATCGCCGCAGCCGAGCTGAGCCGAGTGCCCACCGTGCGGTGGATGCTGCTCGATCCGCTGACCTCGGTGCTGCGGCGAATCGGCGGCGGCCTCGGGATGCTCGCCGCGCACACCTGCTCGGTGTCGCGCGACACCGCCGGACTGCCGCACGCCGAGATCCGCGCCCACGTGCGCGGCACCGGTCATCGGCCACCGACCCGCCGTCCCGGAGTGGGTGAATCTCTCGCGCTCATCCTGGGCGGGTATTGCACCGGCTACGCCTGCTGCGCCGACCACACACGACCGTGCACCGGCGAACGCAAGGACGCCTGGATCAAGCGGTGCGATTGCAGTGATTGCGGCGAGTGCGATTGCGGCTGTTGCAATTGCGGCGACTGTGGCTGCTGCAACTGCGATTGTGGCTGCGACTGCTGA
- a CDS encoding MaoC family dehydratase produces MMAHVSAAGERTQVITLTGPPKNSRLFAKAALGAVPLLSARKPTLPDRAVQLEGLRVDPDHLAAYCRATGLRFGDALPLTYPFILTFPLAMQLVVARDFPFVAVGAVHAQNVIERTRDISVSEPLDIRTHIENLREHPKGLLVDAISDVKVGRELVWHQVTTFLHQQRTSLSGGPKPEPQPEEVPPPPLRAMRVDQKTITRYAAASGDHNPIHTSALGAKAFGFPRSIAHGMWSAATILGAVEGRIPEQTTYSVKFGKPILLPSTVNVYADQGEGGWDLALRHPKKGYSHLTATLR; encoded by the coding sequence ATGATGGCCCACGTCTCAGCAGCGGGGGAACGGACACAGGTGATCACCCTCACCGGGCCGCCGAAGAACAGCCGTCTGTTCGCGAAAGCGGCGCTCGGCGCGGTACCGCTGTTGTCGGCGCGCAAGCCGACGCTGCCGGACCGGGCAGTTCAGCTGGAGGGTCTGCGGGTCGATCCGGATCATCTCGCCGCCTACTGCCGGGCGACCGGTCTGCGGTTCGGCGACGCGCTGCCGCTGACCTACCCGTTCATCCTCACCTTCCCGCTGGCCATGCAATTGGTGGTGGCGCGGGACTTCCCATTCGTCGCGGTGGGTGCGGTGCACGCGCAGAACGTCATCGAGCGCACTCGCGACATCTCGGTGAGCGAGCCGCTGGACATCCGCACGCATATCGAGAATCTGCGCGAGCACCCGAAGGGTCTGCTCGTCGACGCGATCAGCGACGTCAAGGTGGGGCGTGAACTGGTGTGGCACCAGGTCACCACGTTCCTGCACCAGCAGCGCACCTCGCTGTCGGGCGGGCCGAAGCCGGAGCCGCAACCGGAGGAGGTCCCGCCTCCGCCGCTGCGCGCGATGCGCGTGGACCAGAAGACGATCACCCGGTACGCGGCCGCGTCCGGTGACCACAACCCGATCCACACTTCCGCGTTGGGCGCCAAGGCATTCGGCTTCCCGAGGTCGATCGCGCACGGCATGTGGTCGGCGGCGACCATTCTCGGCGCGGTCGAGGGCCGCATTCCGGAGCAGACCACGTATTCGGTCAAGTTCGGCAAGCCGATTCTGCTGCCCTCCACCGTGAACGTGTACGCCGATCAGGGGGAAGGCGGCTGGGACCTGGCGCTGCGCCATCCGAAGAAGGGGTACTCGCACCTGACGGCGACCCTTCGCTGA